The nucleotide window tattcctagttgtctgagaaagggtcagattgctttccagagtggttgtacaagtttacattcccaccagcagtggaggagggttcccctttctccacaacctctccagcatgtgttgtctcttgagtttttgatcttagccattctgatgggtgtaaggtgaaatctcagggtagttttgatttgcatttggctaatgaggttgagcatttctttaagtgtttctctgccattcgatattcctctgcagagaattctctgtttagctctgtacctcattttttaattggattacttgattattttgctgcttttaagcttctttagttctttatatatactggatactagccctctgtcagatatacggttggtgaagatttgttctgaggacagtgtcctttgctttacagaagctttacagtttcatgaagtcccatttgttgattattgctcttagagactgtgctgttggtgttctgttcaggaagttgtctcctgtgccaatgagttcaaggctctttcctactttttcttctaagcgttttagtgtgtctggttttatgttgaggtttttgatctacttggactttagttttgtgcagggtgataagtatggatctatttgcatttttctccatatagacttccagttagaccagcaccatttgttgaagatgctgtcttttttccattgaatggatttagcatctttgtcaaaaatcaggtgtccataagtgtgtggatttatttctgggaactctgttctgttccattgatccaacagtctgtttctatgccagtaccatgcagtttttagtattgttgctctatagtacagcttgagatcagggatggagagataattgttttagcaattctgggtttctttttgttacatatgaaggtgagaatttttctttcaaggtctgtaaagaattgtgttggtaatttgatgggaactgcattgaatctgtagattgcttttggttaagatggccatttttactatattaatcctgccaagccatgagcatgggagatctttccatcttctgatatcttcttctaattatttcttcagagactggaaacttttttcatacaattatttgacttgcttgtttaggttcacaccaaggtactttatgtcctttgtggctattgtgaagggtgttgtttccctaatttttttctctgcccttttgtcttttgtatacaggaaggctactgaattttttgagttaattttgtatccagacactttgctgaaggtgttaatcagctgtaggagttccctggtagaatttttggggtcactcaggtatgctatcatatcctttgcaaatagtgatactttgacttcttcctttctaatttgtatcctcttgatctttttcaattgtcttattgctctagctaggacttcaagaacaatgttgaatagatatggagcgagtggacagccttgccttgtccctgatttcagtgggaatgatttaagtttctctccatttagtttgatgttggctataggattgctgtatatcacctttactgtgttcagggatgtgccttgtatccctgatctctccaagactttaaacatgaatggatgttggattttgtcaaatgccttttcaacatctaaggaaatgattatgccgtttttctccttcagtttgtttatgtggtggatcacattaatggatttccgtatattgaaccacccctgcatgcctgggatgaagcctacttggtcatagtggatggtgttttgatatgttcttggattcggtttgcaagtattttgttgagtatttttgcatgaatgtttATGAGGGAGATttgcttgaaattctctttctttgttgggtctttgtgaggtttaggtaccaaggtgactgtggcttcgtagaatgagtttggtaatgttccttctgtttctatcttgtggaatagtttgaagagtattggtgttagctcttctttgaaggtctggtagaattctgcactcaaaccatctggccctgggcttttttttttgcatggtagacttttgatgacagcttttatttccttaggggatataggactatttaattggtttacctggtcttgattcagctttgatatgtagaatcggtcaagaaaattgtctatttcatttagattttcaaattttgtggcatatagactttggaagtaagacctaattattgtttggatttcttcagtgtctgtggttatgtcccccttttcgtttctgattttgttgatttggataatttctctctgccttttagttagtttggctaagggtttgtctatcttgttgattttctcaaagaaccagctcttggtttcattgattctttgaattgatttatttgtttctaacttattgatttcagccctgaatttgatgatttccagctgtctactcctctttggtgtgtctgcttctttttttttttttctagggcttttaagtgagtcattaagttgcttgcatgagaggtttagaatttctttttgaaggcacttagtgctatgaacttttctcttagcactgctttcattgtgtcccataagtttgggtatgttgtaccttcattttcattgaattctaggaagtctttaatctttctttaatttttctctgacccacccagctgtcatttagaagcaagttgttcagtttccatgtgtgtgtaggcctttttctatttttgtcattaaggtccagttttagtccatggtggtcagataggatacaagggattatttcaatcttcttgtatctgttgaggcttgctttgtcaccaaatatatggtctattttggagaaggttccatgaggtgctgagaagaaggtaaattcttttgagtttgggtgaaaggttctgtagatgtctgtgaggtccatttgattcatgacctctgttagagacattgtttcttggtttaatttctgttttgttgacctgtcctttgttgagagtggggtgttgaagtctcccactattaatgtgtgggggtctatgtgtggtttaatttttgttaaagtttcttttacaaatgtgggtgcccttgtatttggggcatagatgttcaggattgtgatatcttcctggtggattttcccttgatgattttgaagtgtccttctctatctctgttgattgattttggttgaaaatctactttattagatattagaatggctactccttcctgcttcttgggtccatttgcttggaaaaccatcttccagctctttactctcaggtaatatctatctttgtgatttaggtgtgttttttgtatgcaacagattgttgggtcttgtttatgcatctattctgttagtctgtatctttttattggagaattgattccattgatgttgagggagattaatgaccagtggctgttagatcctttgatattgatgttggccatggtagtgtgtttgtgtgtttgcctctttttgttttgctgtagtgaggttatttatttcctgtgttttcttgaaagtagttagttttcttgggttgtatttttccttctagtatcttctgttacactgtatttgtgtgtaggtattgttgaaatttgtttttgtcattgaatatcttgttttctctgtctatgaggactggaAGTTTTGCGGGGTAcaatagcctaggctgacatctgtgttctcttagggtctgcatgatatccatccagactcttctggctttcatagtctctgttgaaaagtcaggtgtgattctgatgggtttgccattatatgttacttggcctttttcccttgcagcttttagtatttttcctttgttctgtacacttactgttttgattattatgtgacgggaggattttcttttctggtcaaatttattaggtattctgtaggcTCTTGTATTcctataggcctcccctttaagttggggaaattttcttcaatgattttgttgaaaatattttctgagccttggaggagggaatcttctttttcctctattcctattattcttaggttttgtctttttatgttgtcttggatttcttggatggtttgtgtcaggaattttttagatttattattttctttgacggatacattgatttcttccattgtatctttcatacctgagattctttcttccatctcttgtagtctgttggttatgcttacctctgtagttcctgttttttttttcctagattctccctctccatgatttcctccatttgtgctttctttaattcttccaattctaacttcagatcttgagtcgttttgttgatttccttcacctgtctgactgtattttccttcaattccttcagctgtttgtttgaacgttcctctgtttcttttatttctttcagtgacacagactgtttggctgcatcttcctgtatttctttatggatgaccataatctgttttattatatcttcccctaattctttacacattttatttacttcctccattaaattcttcataagcatagatgtaagttcatcttcttgaatttcacttatgttagggtatccagggctacttgcccctggataactgggttctggggatgccatattgttttgccttttgttggttgtgcttttttgctggcctctatccatctctctgtctcagatgttgactgttaatttctggtgcctgctgagtcctggggtgaGGAGAATCCACTTgttggggttctgaagttctcctctgctttttgggtatggtcaactgaatagtgatgcttctcaggaattgtcacagttcacttcaggtgtatggacctgtatggtaactgtggtgcTTGGGAAAgatctcctctcatcaggagaggtcctggtgatggctgccctgctgctgggtttcttgctctgaatttagtgagcagcagcttttgctcttaaggtgtaatttttgggtgcagccctcttgaagaagcaGGGATtctcacagttttgtcagtctagctagggataactggttgatctttggcgcagtatctgagggctgctgtaatggctctctggcttttgtaggtctgaggatgcagctgtgtgtccCAGTGCCCTGTGGGTACTCAATAATGTCGGATGAGCACATCATTCTTGCCTGCAGTAGAAgactagagcctagagtctgtgtgaatccagaaagtcttttggcgctgggtgtcctgagcattggacctgatgatccccccactgtggggtttcctcctgacatgGACACCctgtctttgctttggggatagcctttgtctgtgatggtgagtagaacctgcaggcacagacttctgcctttctggggattgggtgacTGAgcatctgctgaaactgggtaacttttcctgagaacattTCGGGTGGTGggatcagctgagtgctctgagattagaccagccattccactccctgtgggtttgcacctgacagtgaaactcagtttctggtgccctggggcccacagttctatctgggtcAGCAAATCAGActcgcaggcagggctctgtgccggtgcctgggtccctggctctggctctgggctggctcctgggagcccatggaacccgagtcttttccagaggatgtctgagtgacctaaggtcggtcccaattgtttcctgcaccgtggggttatctctcgactggaaatctcaatctctgatgttgtggtgcccacagttcagtctgggacagtgatcagagcacgctggcgtgtggctctgggctggcgaccaagcgcctggcGGAACCGGGATGTCTTCCGAGggttagctgggtgagttaaagctgattgaatcccccactgtggggtatcctctcacctgggaaacacaatcacttgtgttttatggcctcgagttctgactgctggtcactgtgctgatcctgctgtgctgctggtcagaacgagAGTCCTCcgggtgctgccatcttgccgaGCCAACATCATCTGACAATTTCTTTATGGCTTTTGAACAATGTAATCTTCTTGAAAAAGTACAAAGAACTGAGGggttaaataaatgataaatatgtTTCTATATTTATTGTTAAAACCCAAAGATACTGTAAATATATTTCTCACTCTGCCTCAATcttacatatttaaatttttattttgtttcattgtaGTTTTGTGATAAGACAGACCATGCCTTCTGTGTCTGTCTTATCTTTAATAATAATGACTTCAGGCCTAGTAATGCTGAAACAAATCACAGATCATACACTTTTTATTACTGAATATGTGTAAAATACATACACATTAATACATACATGGAACATTTCCTTCTCCCATCCATGTTTATGGCTGTCTATGTGGTTTTCATGTTCTTGCTATTTTAAGTAGTACTACAGTAAAGATGAGGCAGCATTTAGCTGGAGAATACTaatttcatttccattgaatGTATGCTTGGTATCAAGTATGCTGGATGATATATTaagttcttttataattttttaaaaaagaagctggCAGGCTGGGCGGACTTGAGATGGGGCTGATGCGGGTGAGGGCGTTCCCATCTGCAAAGTGTTAAAAGTCTCTGCTGAGTGGCTCCATTCCAAGACGGCAGTTTGTGCGACCGTGGAACAGCATGGCTTCAGTGACATTCAGGTGGAAGACACAGCAAAGGCCATATTGTCCTGCTGCAGGAAGCCGAGACACTCACCCAGATTGAAGAAGACTCAACTCATATCATCTTTGACAATGACAAGATGCTGAGGGTGTTGTTGCGGGACCTCGTCCTCAGGTTCCTACAGAAGTTCTGAGTGGGGCATCCGTGAAGTCCGAGGCCCTTCACCCGGGGACAGTCTGGTggtgtcttctggcttccagaggTTTGAGGTGTCTCCAGCCAGGATCTGCCAGTCTGAACTCCTTGTACTGCTGAAGCCAAAAACTTTTAGAGTCCTGTTCTTTTTAGTTCTGGAGCTCTTGAGCACTGTGGTAACAGCGTGACAGAGGTCCTCTCCTAAGGGAAGTGAAAAATGACTGGCCTGCGATTTCACGGTTCACAGACAAGTCTCAGACTTACTGCCTACACCTACTTACTGCCACATCTAATAAAGGACAGCCCCCCAAAAGCGAAAAGAACCTATCTAACCATTTTGCTAAAACaaacattattatttaaaaaagaagctcTATACTGTTCCATACAATGATGGTGTGACTGTATTTTTCTCTAGGAATTAGTATTACTTTTTGGATAATTTATTTATACTAAAATGAGACATTTGTGAGTTGGGAGAACTCTGCAATGAGATTTATAAAATACGAATGAAAAAATTGTGATCCATGAGCTGGGAAAATTTCTCAGGTTCTTAGGCACACACTGCCAAgcttgatgatctgagtttgattcctaaaATTCACATGATAGACAAAGGGAATGTTATCTTCGTCTGTTTTGTTCAAAACTCTCTTGagattaaaaataattgttaGACAACTTTGTCAGCTTGGAGAGGCTGGACGGGGCTAGTGTAGATAAAAATGGCAGGACCAAATATGAGAAATACAATTCAAAATAATCACACCAATGAAATTCATCaagtaacaggaaaaaaaaaccaaccttaCTACAATATTAGTAtaggagaaataaaaatgaagttttaAGATACACAAATAGTTTATGATATATTCTAGTAAATATGATAGTAACTGTATGTTCCTTTAATTAGCAAaattaagtatttattttgttcAGGAAAAAACACATAGGTAACAttcaatttaattatattttattagtcATAcaaattcttttataattttcaggATTTGCCTTAAATAGAAAATGGATAATCTTTACATATTTCAAttgtatcattttaaaatttcaattagttatctaaaaatattctaaaatttaaaatattttgtcctTATTTATCTACTTTAAATTCTCTACCTCTCTATCTCTTAAGTATATCTTAACTATTCTATTCCATTTATGCTTTTCAAGTGTGCCCAAATTTTCAAATTGAGATTCTGTGCTTTCTATGATGCTTATTTTGTTGCATAATTGTGCTTTCCTTCCCCTAAATACTTCTGAGTTCAGTTAAGTACCACTCAAGAATCTCCTTTACAAACAAAGCTAAAGTCAACTCTCTGGTCTATAGCTAGCATAATACTATTCTGGAAAATACCAGAGTACTTattctagtgattttttttctagttcagtAGTTTGGCTCGGCTTCAATCATTTGACTATAACCCTGGGAGAACTAGAGTTGTACTTATCCATGTGCTTAGGACAGTTTAGGAAAAGTAGAAGTACATAACACAGTATTTGCTAAGGAACTGATTCCATGTGTGCATAAATACATGGTTTAATTAATTTAGACTAttatctctctttttctgttttctcttcttttattttttatttttttactattagttacagtttgttaactttgtatccatgctgtatcctgctccctctttccctccccctttcttttatCCAGTCAGCAAACCACATACTGACTTAACAACTTCCTCATGGAAGTCTTCACTTCCTGGTTGCGAAGTGTATAGATCACAGGATTCATCAGGGGAAAGATGACAGTGTGGAAGAGAGAGACAACTTTGTCGGCTTGGAGAACCTGGAAGGGTCGGGTGTAGATAAAAATGGCAGGCCCAAACATGAGAAATACAATTATAATGTGGGTGGTGCATGTAGAGAGAGCTTTGCTCTTCCCTTCGGAAGAGTGCCCTTTTACATGGTAGAGGATGACCGCATAGGAGGCCAGAAGTCCCAAGAAGCATAAGAGGGTAAGCAGACCACTGTTAGAGACCATCAGGAGTTCCACTGCGAAAGTATCAGTGCAGGCTAGCTTAACGACCTGTGGGACGTCACAGAAGAAGTTATCCAGCTGGTTTGGCCCACAAAAGGGCAAGTTCAGGATAAGGGCCACTTGTACAATGGAATGAGCGAAGCCCCCAAGCCACAGAGCCAACAATAATATGTAACAGACTCTAGGGTTCATGAGAGTGGAGTAGTACAAAGGACGACATATAGCAATGTAACGATCAAAGGCCATCACAACAAGAAGGAACATTTCTCCTGCTCCAAGAAAGTGCAAAAAGAAGAGTTGTGTAATGCACCCTTTGTAGGAAATGACTTTTTTCTCACAGAAGAAATCTACAAGCATCCTAGGAGCTACAATGAAAGAGTAGGAGGCATCCAGGAAGGCCAAGTTTG belongs to Meriones unguiculatus strain TT.TT164.6M chromosome 4, Bangor_MerUng_6.1, whole genome shotgun sequence and includes:
- the LOC110542870 gene encoding olfactory receptor 4N5, producing METKNSSVVTEFILLGLTQSQDTQLLVFALLSVFYLIILPGNFLIIFTIKSDPGLTAPLYFFLANLAFLDASYSFIVAPRMLVDFFCEKKVISYKGCITQLFFLHFLGAGEMFLLVVMAFDRYIAICRPLYYSTLMNPRVCYILLLALWLGGFAHSIVQVALILNLPFCGPNQLDNFFCDVPQVVKLACTDTFAVELLMVSNSGLLTLLCFLGLLASYAVILYHVKGHSSEGKSKALSTCTTHIIIVFLMFGPAIFIYTRPFQVLQADKVVSLFHTVIFPLMNPVIYTLRNQEVKTSMRKLLSQYVVC